One genomic window of Solanum dulcamara chromosome 10, daSolDulc1.2, whole genome shotgun sequence includes the following:
- the LOC129870983 gene encoding protein PELPK1-like gives MSYHYNPSFLLLLFVTLFLTSNYIIQINARHLLEVVVPELPKPELPHLPEIPNLPKLEFPEIPKPELPILPKPELLKIPKPEIPALPKLEMPAFPKPELSTLPKPEIPQVPKKP, from the coding sequence ATGTCTTATCACTACAACCCATCTTTTCTCTTGTTATTATTTGTCACTTTGTTTTTAACAAGCAACTACATAATTCAAATAAACGCACGCCATCTTCTTGAAGTAGTTGTGCCTGAGCTTCCTAAGCCTGAATTGCCACATTTACCTGAAATCCCAAATTTGCCTAAGCTTGAATTCCCTGAAATCCCAAAACCCGAGCTACCAATTCTACCAAAGCCTGAATTGCTAAAAATTCCAAAGCCTGAAATTCCAGCATTGCCAAAACTCGAGATGCCTGCTTTTCCTAAGCCTGAATTGTCAACTTTGCCAAAGCCCGAAATCCCTCAAGTGCCTAAAAAGCCTTGA
- the LOC129870359 gene encoding kirola-like: protein MSLEGKLVSEINIKCDGDVFHEIFRERPHHISTMSSDKVQNVDIHEGEWGTVGSVIFWNFTHDGKEKVAKEVIEEIDEEKKLVKFKVIGGDILEAYKSFYLTVHVETKGEDNLVTWILEYEKLNPDVPDPHTLMEFCLHVTKDIETHHLTGNLVSEINIKSDGDVFHEIFRYRPHHISSMSPDKIQNVDIHEGEWGTVGSVIFWNFTHDGKEKVAKEVIEEIDEEKKLVKFKVIGGDILEVYNSFYFVVHVETKGEDNLVTWILEYEKKNANVPDPHTLMDFCLNVTKDIETHHLN, encoded by the exons ATGAGTCTTGAAGGAAAATTGGTTTCAGAGATAAACATAAAGTGTGATGGAGATGTGTTTCATGAGATTTTTAGGGAAAGACCACATCATATCTCAACTATGAGTTCTGATAAAGTACAAAATGTGGACATTCATGAAGGTGAATGGGGTACCGTTGGCTCTGTCATTTTTTGGAACTTCACACATG ATGGAAAAGAAAAGGTTGCAAAGGAAGTAATTGAAGAAATAGATGAAGAAAAGAAGCTTGTCAAATTCAAAGTAATTGGTGGAGATATATTGGAAGCTTACAAATCATTTTACCTTACTGTTCATGTTGAAACAAAGGGTGAAGACAATTTAGTTACCTGGATTTTGGAATATGAGAAGTTGAATCCAGATGTACCagatccacatacattaatggaATTTTGTCTTCATGTTACAAAAGATATTGAGACTCATCACCTAACAGGGAATTTAGTTTctgaaataaatattaagtCTGATGGTGATGTGTTTCATGAAATATTTAGGTACAGACCACATCATATTTCTAGTATGTCACCTGATAAAATACAAAATGTAGACATTCATGAAGGTGAATGGGGCACTGTTGGCTCTGTTATCTTTTGGAACTTCACCCATG ATGGGAAAGAGAAGGTGGCAAAGGAAGTAATTGAAGAAATAGATGAAGAAAAGAAGTTGGTTAAATTCAAAGTGATTGGAGGAGATATATTGGAGGTTTATAATTCATTTTACTTCGTTGTTCATGTTGAAACAAAAGGTGAAGACAACTTAGTTACTTGGATCTTGGAATATGAAAAGAAGAATGCAAATGTGCCAGATCCACATACTTTAATGGACTTCTGCCTCAATGTCACCAAAGATATTGAGACTCACCATCTCaactga
- the LOC129871541 gene encoding protein C2-DOMAIN ABA-RELATED 7-like — translation MLGLLKIRVQRGINLPLKDTFHSDPYVVVTMGEQKVKTSCKKNNCNPVWDDELTLALKYPDVPIVLTVYDKDTFSKDDKIEEAKIDIKPYLEALEMSYHQDLPDGVRVDKVEPGRDNCLAKQSFIIWENGKLIQDMTLMLQNVECGEVQVQIEVIPKMLSEDAFFA, via the exons ATGTTGGGACTTCTTAAAATTAGGGTGCAGAGAGGCATCAATCTGCCACTCAAGGATACATTTCATAGTGATCCTTATGTTGTTGTTACCATGGGTGAACAG AAAGTGAAGACTAGTTGCAAGAAGAACAACTGCAACCCTGTCTGGGATGATGAATTGACCCTTGCACTGAAATATCCAGATGTTCCAATTGTTTTG ACTGTGTATGACAAAGATACATTTAGTAAAGATGACAAAATAGAGGAAGCAAAGATAGACATCAAACCATATCTTGAAGCATTGGAAATGAGCTATCATCAAGACCTTCCAGATGGTGTCAGAGTTGACAAAGTTGAGCCAGGCAGAGACAACTGCTTAGCTAAGCAAAGTTTTATTATATGGGAAAATGGCAAATTGATCCAAGACATGACCCTTATGCTACAAAATGTGGAGTGTGGTGAAGTACAAGTCCAAATTGAGGTGATTCCTAAAATGTTATCTGAGGATGCATTTTTTGCATAA